A window from Hymenobacter volaticus encodes these proteins:
- a CDS encoding OmpH family outer membrane protein: protein MKKTFAALASLLVLLITVGSASAQKFGYIDSEFIMGKMPEYAQAQTEINNLSQNWQKDIEAQKKDLDKLYRTYQAEEVLLTEPMKKKRQDEILKKEQDVKAYQNKIFGYEGQLFKKRQELTKPVQDRVFEAVEKVAKKKQLAIIFDKSGI from the coding sequence ATGAAGAAAACGTTCGCTGCTCTGGCATCTTTGCTAGTGCTTTTGATTACTGTCGGCTCGGCTAGCGCCCAGAAGTTTGGGTACATAGATTCCGAGTTTATCATGGGTAAGATGCCAGAGTATGCGCAAGCTCAAACGGAGATAAACAACTTGTCGCAGAACTGGCAGAAGGATATTGAGGCTCAAAAAAAGGACCTCGATAAGTTGTACCGCACCTATCAAGCCGAGGAGGTTCTGCTAACGGAGCCTATGAAGAAGAAACGGCAAGACGAAATCCTGAAAAAAGAGCAGGATGTAAAAGCCTACCAGAACAAAATCTTTGGTTACGAAGGGCAACTGTTTAAAAAGCGTCAAGAGTTAACCAAGCCAGTACAGGATCGGGTGTTTGAGGCTGTTGAGAAAGTTGCTAAGAAAAAGCAGTTAGCTATCATTTTCGACAAGTCGGGGATCTAA
- a CDS encoding tetratricopeptide repeat protein — MNFKPWNISFLVALSVSGSAAFAQTPQKAIELERYSEARAALLKQGQSPEALYELGRLYQKREMPDSAAFYFSKVPLDPKNPMTMVAAGRAALAQGKPADAQIQFDNAVKASKKKDPKVYAMIAQAYGESNIKNDNAKALSYVQEAEKLSKGKDNPELMIARGDIYAQSEQGGGEAMNSYERALLADPNSALANFRKGELNVRARNYNDARASFEKAIQLDPNYAPAYNALAETYFFAGKYDEALATFQKYQGVAEKSPGTDAKYASFLFLTKKYPEAQAEVEKVLARDPKNVTMNRLLAYSLFENAKYPEALAAMENYMKLQPADKLITEDYVYYGKILSKNGRAQEGEAQIKSAIAKDPKKAAELQGELAQSYMLGKNYPAAIAAYKEIMKASPTPALTDQFRLATAFQGNKQYTQADSLYNIILTARPTYAPGYLMRAKVNSLLDPDSKQGLAKPYYEKYVELAKADPAKNKEGLAEANEYLGYYYYAKGEKTTAAPYYEQVLALDPSNSNAKKVIDSMRPTKAAPKKK, encoded by the coding sequence ATGAACTTCAAGCCCTGGAATATCTCGTTCCTCGTTGCCTTGTCGGTTTCCGGCTCTGCCGCTTTCGCTCAGACTCCTCAGAAAGCTATTGAATTAGAGCGTTACAGCGAAGCCCGGGCCGCGCTCTTAAAGCAAGGTCAGTCTCCTGAAGCTTTGTACGAATTAGGTCGCCTTTACCAAAAGCGCGAGATGCCTGACTCGGCTGCTTTTTATTTCAGCAAAGTTCCGCTCGATCCAAAAAACCCCATGACTATGGTGGCGGCTGGACGAGCAGCATTGGCACAAGGCAAGCCTGCTGATGCCCAAATCCAGTTTGATAACGCTGTAAAGGCTAGCAAGAAGAAAGACCCCAAGGTCTATGCTATGATTGCTCAAGCCTACGGTGAATCCAACATCAAAAATGATAACGCCAAGGCCTTGTCATATGTGCAAGAAGCTGAGAAGCTAAGCAAAGGCAAAGACAACCCCGAGCTGATGATTGCTCGTGGTGATATTTATGCACAGTCAGAACAAGGTGGTGGCGAGGCAATGAACAGCTACGAGCGTGCTCTTTTGGCTGATCCAAATAGCGCTTTGGCGAACTTCCGTAAAGGCGAACTTAACGTTCGGGCACGTAACTACAACGATGCTCGTGCTTCTTTTGAAAAGGCAATTCAGCTGGATCCCAACTATGCTCCTGCTTACAACGCATTGGCCGAGACCTACTTTTTCGCTGGTAAGTACGATGAGGCGTTAGCAACCTTCCAGAAGTACCAGGGCGTAGCTGAAAAGTCGCCAGGTACGGATGCTAAGTATGCTTCGTTCTTGTTCCTGACCAAGAAGTATCCAGAGGCTCAAGCCGAAGTGGAGAAAGTATTGGCTCGCGACCCTAAGAATGTAACAATGAACCGCCTCTTGGCTTATTCGTTGTTCGAGAATGCCAAGTATCCAGAGGCGTTAGCGGCTATGGAAAACTACATGAAGCTCCAGCCAGCTGATAAGCTTATTACCGAAGACTATGTTTACTACGGTAAGATCCTGTCGAAAAACGGCCGTGCTCAGGAAGGTGAAGCACAGATCAAGAGTGCTATTGCCAAAGACCCTAAGAAAGCAGCTGAACTGCAAGGTGAGTTGGCACAGAGCTATATGCTAGGCAAGAACTACCCAGCAGCTATTGCCGCTTATAAGGAGATCATGAAAGCATCTCCTACTCCTGCTCTGACTGACCAGTTCCGCTTAGCTACGGCTTTCCAAGGCAACAAGCAATACACGCAAGCAGACAGCCTGTACAACATCATCTTGACAGCCCGTCCTACATACGCCCCGGGTTACTTGATGCGTGCCAAGGTCAACTCCCTCTTGGACCCCGACTCCAAGCAGGGTCTGGCGAAACCTTACTACGAGAAGTATGTAGAATTAGCAAAAGCTGACCCTGCTAAAAACAAAGAGGGGCTAGCAGAAGCCAATGAGTACTTAGGTTACTACTACTACGCTAAAGGCGAGAAGACTACTGCTGCTCCTTATTACGAGCAAGTACTGGCCTTAGACCCAAGCAATTCGAATGCTAAAAAAGTAATTGATTCGATGCGGCCTACTAAGGCAGCGCCAAAGAAGAAATAG
- a CDS encoding energy transducer TonB: MTPDLAIDADPGVIGNEGGTSTTAGPAGSDTAGSTTKAPPAPTIFLTAEIMPEFLGGQEALQRYMQKNLRYPSLALRNNIEGKVYISFTVMADGSVADVQVLKGLGYGTDEEAARVVRNMPAWKPGQQNKHAVSVRYTMPITFRYE, encoded by the coding sequence ATGACACCGGATCTTGCCATTGATGCTGATCCTGGAGTGATTGGCAACGAAGGCGGAACCTCTACAACTGCTGGTCCGGCTGGTAGTGATACAGCTGGAAGTACAACGAAGGCTCCCCCTGCTCCTACCATTTTCCTGACGGCGGAGATAATGCCTGAGTTCTTAGGTGGACAGGAAGCGTTACAACGCTACATGCAGAAAAACCTCCGGTACCCTTCGTTGGCTTTGCGCAACAACATAGAAGGCAAGGTTTACATTTCTTTCACTGTAATGGCTGATGGCTCCGTGGCAGATGTGCAGGTGCTGAAAGGCCTAGGATACGGCACCGATGAGGAAGCTGCACGCGTAGTGAGGAATATGCCGGCCTGGAAACCCGGCCAGCAGAATAAGCACGCTGTATCAGTACGCTATACAATGCCCATTACTTTCCGCTACGAATAA
- a CDS encoding PstS family phosphate ABC transporter substrate-binding protein has product MNRLSFFSRLFSVGATLCGLLLMTACNRNPDNAGPDDDTSTTGRINISVDETFAPILKSHIDTFQQLYVYAHVTAAYKPEDYVAQDILTDKVRAVVLARQLNDNEKSVLEKQKLIPRTTHIATDGLAIILHPSNPDSLLTMAQLSAIFSGQQADWKQVSGKSKLGPIDVVFDANRSSTTRYVQDSITRGAPLSKRVFAAKSNPALLDYVATHPNAIGIVGANWISDRDDAAVQRFLKRVRIASISSEANPKSVDDYYQPFQAYLALKKYPLRREVYIISREGRAGLGTGFASFIAGTKGQLIVLKSGLMPATGQTRIVNTSKK; this is encoded by the coding sequence ATGAATAGACTTTCTTTTTTCTCACGTCTTTTTTCAGTTGGCGCAACCCTTTGCGGTTTGCTCCTGATGACAGCCTGCAACCGGAATCCAGACAATGCTGGTCCCGATGATGATACTTCTACCACTGGTCGGATCAACATCAGTGTAGATGAAACGTTTGCGCCAATCCTAAAGTCGCACATCGATACATTTCAGCAGTTATATGTGTATGCTCACGTAACGGCTGCTTACAAGCCTGAAGACTACGTAGCGCAGGATATCTTAACTGATAAGGTGCGAGCTGTAGTGCTAGCTCGACAGCTCAATGACAACGAAAAAAGCGTATTGGAAAAGCAAAAGCTTATCCCACGTACTACGCACATTGCTACAGATGGCTTAGCTATTATCTTGCATCCATCTAATCCGGACTCGCTGCTGACTATGGCGCAGCTTAGTGCCATCTTCTCTGGGCAACAAGCCGATTGGAAGCAGGTCAGTGGCAAAAGCAAATTAGGCCCGATTGATGTAGTTTTTGATGCCAACCGGTCTAGTACAACTCGTTACGTACAAGACTCGATTACGCGAGGAGCTCCCTTGTCTAAGCGGGTGTTTGCGGCAAAATCGAACCCAGCGCTACTAGATTACGTTGCAACTCATCCAAACGCTATTGGCATAGTTGGAGCCAACTGGATTAGCGACCGGGATGATGCTGCCGTACAGCGTTTTTTAAAACGGGTACGGATAGCAAGTATCAGCTCAGAAGCCAACCCTAAGTCGGTTGACGACTATTACCAGCCTTTTCAGGCATACTTGGCGCTAAAAAAGTATCCTTTGCGCCGCGAAGTTTATATTATCAGCCGTGAAGGCAGAGCGGGGCTTGGCACCGGTTTTGCATCCTTCATAGCAGGAACTAAGGGACAACTGATTGTTTTGAAATCAGGTTTGATGCCTGCCACCGGACAAACCCGAATCGTGAATACTTCGAAAAAGTAA
- the bamA gene encoding outer membrane protein assembly factor BamA translates to MNLFLNTLGRVAAIVLTLGVVAPLTGMAQTAAPAAAGDEPKRYELGGITVSGARYLDTNTLIGLTGLRVGDPISVPGEEIGKAIRKVWEQGILGDVSVSITRIDGNRIFLDFNLKERPRLSKFEFTGIGKSQADDLKNKIKLIRGKVVTDALLSNTSTQVRKFYTNKGFLDAKVNITQVPDSSLSNSVVLKINVDKGGKSKIREIAFEGNEAFKDSKLKGKFKKTKEKKFPKFLNSGKFQRVEFEADKEKLIEFYNSQGYRDAVVVSDSLIRNGENLALRIRLDEGPKYYFRNITWAGNYLYDDKTLASVLGIKEGSVYSKETLDKRLNYNPTGQDITSLYMNDGYLFFSIDPVETKVEGDSIDIEMRITEGVQARIKEVNIAGNTKTTDHVLRRELRTLPGDKFNRELLIRSQREISTLGYFDPEKVGINPVPNQADGTVDINYTVVEKPSDQITLSGGWGGYAGFIGTVGLVFNNFSLRKAKDFRNWTPVPAGDGQRIALNVQANGLQYQAYSFSFTEPWLGGRKPNSFSFSLNKTISRGYGSNSFDISNGGYLKSNSASISLGRRLRWPDDYFTLSNSLSATQYIVKDYPYFQNFRNGTATNITLNTTLSRNSIDNPTFTRRGSSLSLSVNLTPPYSVFKTGAPLNTSEWVEFHKWMFDASWFTPIVGKLVLNTRAHFGFIGTYKSSNQIGPFERFKLGGSGLGAGGSQNFLVGTEYIGLRGYADPGDQNSIPTARTEQNGGAVYNKYVMELRYPVSLNPAATVYILSFAEAGNAFDNYTNYSPYKLYRSAGVGARIFMSAFGLLGFDFGRAFDAIPRSAGNAGTAQDRNQFHFIIGQQIR, encoded by the coding sequence ATGAATTTATTTTTGAACACACTAGGTCGAGTAGCGGCCATTGTTCTTACTCTAGGTGTAGTAGCGCCCCTAACTGGAATGGCTCAAACAGCTGCTCCAGCTGCGGCTGGCGACGAGCCCAAGCGTTATGAACTAGGAGGTATCACTGTTAGTGGTGCCCGCTACCTAGATACTAATACCCTAATTGGCTTAACCGGTCTCCGAGTAGGTGACCCTATTTCAGTGCCTGGCGAAGAAATAGGAAAGGCAATCCGTAAAGTATGGGAACAAGGGATACTGGGGGATGTAAGTGTTTCTATCACGCGCATCGATGGCAACCGTATTTTTCTTGATTTCAATCTCAAAGAGCGTCCTCGACTATCAAAATTTGAGTTTACAGGTATTGGTAAGAGTCAGGCAGATGATCTTAAAAACAAGATTAAGCTGATCCGAGGCAAAGTAGTGACAGATGCTCTGTTGAGTAATACGAGCACTCAGGTACGGAAGTTTTACACCAACAAGGGCTTCTTAGATGCCAAAGTAAACATCACGCAGGTTCCTGACTCTAGCTTGTCGAACAGCGTAGTGTTGAAAATCAATGTTGATAAAGGCGGCAAAAGCAAGATCCGGGAAATTGCCTTCGAAGGCAACGAAGCTTTTAAGGACAGCAAGCTGAAAGGTAAATTCAAGAAGACAAAGGAGAAGAAATTCCCCAAATTCTTGAATTCTGGAAAGTTTCAACGGGTAGAATTTGAGGCAGATAAAGAAAAACTTATCGAATTCTACAATTCGCAGGGCTACCGCGACGCAGTGGTAGTATCGGATTCACTTATTCGGAACGGGGAAAATTTAGCTTTACGCATCCGGTTGGATGAAGGCCCCAAATACTACTTCCGCAACATCACATGGGCTGGCAATTATCTGTACGATGACAAAACGCTTGCTTCGGTACTCGGTATCAAGGAAGGAAGCGTGTACAGTAAGGAAACGCTGGATAAGCGCCTCAATTATAACCCAACAGGCCAGGATATCACGTCGCTTTATATGAACGATGGGTACCTCTTCTTCTCTATCGATCCAGTAGAAACTAAAGTGGAAGGCGACTCTATTGATATCGAGATGCGCATCACAGAAGGGGTGCAAGCTCGAATCAAGGAGGTGAACATTGCAGGTAACACCAAGACTACTGACCACGTGTTACGTCGAGAGTTACGGACCCTGCCTGGTGATAAGTTCAACCGCGAGTTGCTTATCCGTTCACAGCGAGAAATATCCACTTTGGGTTATTTCGACCCCGAGAAAGTAGGCATTAATCCAGTGCCTAACCAGGCAGACGGCACAGTTGATATCAACTATACTGTAGTAGAAAAACCTTCCGACCAGATTACTCTCTCGGGTGGCTGGGGTGGTTATGCAGGTTTTATAGGTACAGTAGGCCTTGTGTTCAATAACTTCTCGTTGCGCAAAGCCAAGGACTTCCGCAACTGGACGCCAGTACCAGCTGGCGACGGACAGCGCATAGCACTGAACGTCCAAGCTAACGGTCTGCAATACCAAGCGTATTCGTTCTCGTTCACTGAGCCGTGGCTTGGTGGCCGCAAGCCTAATTCATTCTCTTTTAGTTTGAATAAAACCATTAGCCGTGGTTACGGTAGTAACAGCTTTGATATCAGTAATGGCGGCTATCTTAAAAGCAATAGTGCGTCTATTAGCTTAGGTCGACGCTTACGCTGGCCAGATGATTACTTTACACTGAGTAATTCATTATCTGCTACGCAGTATATAGTAAAGGATTATCCTTATTTTCAGAATTTTCGGAACGGAACCGCCACTAACATAACACTGAATACTACGCTGTCTCGCAACAGCATTGATAATCCTACATTCACAAGAAGAGGATCTTCATTATCGTTGAGTGTAAACTTGACACCCCCTTACTCAGTGTTTAAAACTGGCGCGCCTCTAAACACAAGTGAATGGGTTGAATTCCATAAATGGATGTTTGACGCGTCCTGGTTTACACCTATTGTAGGCAAGTTGGTACTTAATACGAGGGCGCACTTCGGATTTATTGGTACTTATAAAAGCAGCAACCAAATCGGACCTTTCGAACGGTTTAAGCTTGGTGGATCTGGTTTAGGGGCTGGTGGTAGCCAGAATTTCTTAGTTGGAACTGAATACATAGGCTTGCGTGGATATGCTGACCCTGGAGACCAAAATTCTATACCTACAGCGCGAACAGAACAAAACGGTGGTGCCGTTTATAATAAGTACGTGATGGAACTGCGTTATCCGGTATCATTGAACCCAGCCGCGACGGTCTATATTCTAAGCTTTGCGGAAGCGGGTAACGCCTTCGATAACTACACGAACTACAGCCCTTACAAACTGTACCGTTCCGCTGGTGTTGGAGCTCGTATTTTCATGTCGGCATTTGGTTTGCTAGGATTTGACTTCGGTCGAGCATTCGATGCAATTCCTCGTAGCGCGGGCAATGCAGGCACTGCTCAGGACCGCAATCAATTCCACTTCATCATTGGCCAGCAAATCCGCTAA
- a CDS encoding OmpH family outer membrane protein, whose product MNMFRVVLAAAALTLTSASVALAQAPTTAAAATPAPTTTAPSGPLKIGYTSVEYVLSQMPESRQIETDLKAYSTQLENQLKSKYAEYQTKAEAYQKGAATMTDVVKADKEKELTTMQQSIQEFQRSADQNLQQKQQTLLKPALDKLQKTIDAVSVENGYTYVLNSDGASPVLLHGPKEGDISDLILKKMGVTPGAAPVASAPKAGVTATPTSTSAASPSKTKTKSKK is encoded by the coding sequence ATGAACATGTTCCGCGTTGTGTTGGCTGCGGCCGCCCTTACTCTTACGTCGGCTTCAGTTGCGTTAGCACAGGCTCCCACCACTGCTGCAGCGGCAACCCCAGCTCCGACGACCACTGCCCCAAGTGGTCCGCTGAAGATTGGCTACACGAGCGTGGAATACGTGCTAAGCCAGATGCCCGAGAGTCGGCAAATTGAAACTGATTTGAAAGCGTACAGCACGCAGTTGGAAAATCAGTTGAAGAGCAAGTATGCTGAATACCAGACTAAAGCTGAAGCTTATCAGAAAGGCGCTGCTACGATGACCGACGTAGTAAAAGCCGACAAGGAAAAGGAATTGACTACTATGCAGCAGTCCATTCAAGAGTTTCAGCGTTCTGCCGACCAAAACCTACAGCAAAAGCAGCAAACCTTACTGAAGCCTGCACTAGACAAACTGCAGAAAACTATTGACGCTGTATCGGTTGAAAACGGCTACACCTATGTATTAAACTCTGACGGTGCTAGCCCAGTATTGTTGCACGGCCCGAAAGAGGGGGATATTTCTGACCTCATCTTGAAGAAAATGGGTGTAACCCCAGGTGCTGCTCCAGTTGCTTCTGCTCCAAAGGCTGGTGTTACTGCTACTCCAACTTCAACATCTGCTGCATCTCCAAGCAAGACAAAAACTAAATCCAAAAAGTAA
- a CDS encoding RluA family pseudouridine synthase — MTQIDSSDDELLPLTPPEDDEAEIGDELYEHHRIVVSRKQDLLRLDKYLLRQLPHTSRTKIQNAILAEAVQVNERPVKSSYRIKPGDTITITLPEPPIDYRVLPEPMDLDIRYEDEALLMVNKPAGMVVHPAYGNWHGTLVNGLTHHLNNLPTGRNGEIRPGLVHRIDKDTSGLLVIGKTEFAMTHLSQQFFYHTIERTYLALVWGIPKEAQGTIRSNIGRSVKDRKVQAVYPLDSEQGKSAVTHYKVLRTFGHVALVQCNLETGRTHQIRVHMKHIGHPLFSDATYGGNKVLYGQRTGAYKAFVDKAFELIPRQALHAKSLGFVHPVTSAQMQFEVELPADFAAVLAHWEQYAE; from the coding sequence ATGACTCAGATCGACTCATCAGACGATGAACTGCTGCCTCTTACTCCGCCTGAAGATGACGAGGCAGAAATAGGAGATGAGCTTTACGAGCACCATCGCATAGTAGTAAGCCGTAAGCAGGATTTGCTGCGGCTTGATAAATATCTGTTGCGCCAACTGCCGCATACGTCCCGCACCAAGATACAGAATGCTATTCTGGCTGAGGCAGTACAAGTGAATGAGCGGCCGGTGAAGTCTAGCTACCGCATCAAGCCCGGCGACACGATCACAATTACCCTGCCCGAGCCACCCATTGATTATCGGGTGTTGCCTGAGCCAATGGACCTCGATATTCGCTACGAAGATGAGGCGCTATTGATGGTGAACAAGCCTGCCGGTATGGTAGTGCATCCGGCATACGGTAACTGGCATGGTACATTAGTAAATGGCCTGACGCATCATCTCAACAACCTGCCCACTGGCCGTAACGGCGAGATACGGCCTGGTCTCGTGCACCGGATCGACAAGGACACGTCGGGGCTGCTGGTTATCGGAAAGACTGAGTTTGCTATGACGCACCTCTCGCAGCAGTTTTTCTATCATACCATTGAGCGAACGTACTTGGCACTGGTTTGGGGCATACCCAAAGAAGCACAAGGCACAATACGTAGCAACATTGGACGCAGTGTAAAAGACCGAAAGGTACAAGCTGTGTATCCGCTCGATAGCGAGCAGGGCAAATCAGCTGTTACACACTACAAGGTACTGCGCACATTTGGGCATGTAGCCTTAGTGCAATGCAACCTCGAAACCGGCCGTACACACCAGATTCGGGTGCATATGAAGCACATTGGTCACCCGCTGTTCTCAGATGCTACTTATGGCGGAAATAAGGTGCTTTATGGGCAGCGTACGGGTGCGTACAAGGCTTTTGTAGATAAAGCATTTGAATTGATACCTCGTCAAGCCTTGCATGCAAAATCATTAGGCTTTGTCCATCCTGTAACAAGCGCTCAAATGCAGTTTGAGGTGGAACTCCCCGCAGACTTCGCAGCCGTGCTGGCTCATTGGGAGCAGTATGCCGAATAA